DNA from Rubrobacter aplysinae:
ATCCTCCTGGAGCCGGTGCTCGGCATCGTAGACGTCACCCAACTCGTGGACGAATACCTCGTACATGCTGCTGACAGCCATCCTCTACCTCTCTTCTAGCTTCTACGCTTCTTCCGCGTTTACGCGGTAATTTTACCCTCTACCAGCATTACCCAGAGGATCGGCGGCTCGAAACATGGCCCGGGGAGCAGATATCCCGGGCGAGGGTGCTTCTCGACCTTCTCCGGCTTCTTTACCGCACGGCGCCCTGCTCCCGGTCGCGGAGGAGCATCTGCCGCCCGATGAGCACCGCCGTCAGTGCGGCCACGGCCAGCAGAGCCGAGGTCATCCAGGCCGCACCATAGGAGAAGAGCGCGACCATTACCCCGAACAGGAGAGGTCCGGCGGCGGCCCCGGTGGAGGCCCCGGTCTGGGTGACGCCGGTCGCGGCGGCGGGAGCCTGCGGGTTCGTCTTTACCACGGCGAAGTTGAAGATCCCGGGCCAGCCCCAGCCGGCGACGAAGGAGATCACGGTCCCCGCCAAGATGGACGCCGGGCTCCCGACGGCGAGCAGCCCGAACCCGAGCGTCCCCACCCCGAGCATCGCCGCGACCAGCCGGAGCCGGCCGCTCCTCATCCCGTCCGCGAGGTGCCCGAAGAGCACCCGGACCCCGATACCAGCCGCGCTGCCTACCGCGAGCAGTATCCCCGCCTTCTCGGCCCGTATCCCGGAGGCTACGGAGGCCTCCACCAGGAAGCCCCCGAGCGGCGTCGCGGCTGCGGAGCCGAGGCCGACCCCGAGCGCGAGCACCGCCATCGGCGCGGCGCGCACGTCCCCGCCTCTACCCTTGGCTCCCCGCTCTCCGGGCGCCCCCGGGGCGTGCGCCGTCGCCGGGGCATCCCGGGGCACCAGGGCCGCCACGCACAGCGCGAGCGCCGCCGCTCCGACGTAGGCCCAGCGCCAGCCGACGGTAAGCGCCAGGGTCGGCACCGCGGCCCCGGCCAGCAGGGTCGCCGTCGGTATGGCGGACTGCTTGATCCCGAACGTGAGCCCCTGGCGGTGCGCCGGGACCTCGCGGGCCAGCGACAGGTTCGCCGCCGGTTGGGCGAGCGAGTTGCCGAACCCGCCGACCACCAGACAGGCCACGAGCGCGCCCCAGGACCCGGCGAGCACCGCGACCGCAAGCAGAGATGCGGCGCTCACCGTCGCGGCGAGCCGCATCCCGCCGTGGTAGCCGATCCTCTCTACCACCCTTCCGGATAGCACCGACCACAGCGCCGAGGAGGCGAAGAACGCCGCAACCGCGAGCCCGAGGTAGGCGGCCCCGAAGCCGAGCTCCCCCCGCACCTGAAAAGCGAGCCCCCCGGTGAGAAATGCCGGCAACACGCCGCAGGTGGCGACCGCCACCGCCAGCAGTACCGGCCGGTACCTTACCCTGATCCAGGCCCCCTGGCTCACGCCCTACCGGGCCCCACGATGGGCTCCCCGGCGTGCTCTAAAGGCCCTGCAACGTTCCAGAAGGCGTACACCCGACGATGATAGCACGGTCTCGCCGTCCCTCCCCCGCTCCGGTCCTCCCGGGCCGGCTCGGGAAAGCTCCGTTGCGGGCGGTGTGGGGCTGTGCAAGAATCGCCTCGGGAGGGGGCTATAAGAGGGGCAACCAGGAACGACGGGAAGGTGGCGCGTGGATTTCTACTACTCGGAGAAGGTACGGGAGCTACAGGAGCGGGTGGGCGTGTTCATGGACGAGCACGTCTACCCCAACGAGCCGGTCTTCCACCGGCAGCTCCGGGAGGCCACCGAGCGTGGCGAGCGCTGGAGCGTGCCGCCCGTCATGGAGGAGATGAAGGCACAGGCCAGGGCCGAGGGGCTATGGAACCTCTTTTTGCCCGATTCCGAGCTAGGCGCGGGGCTAACGAACCTGGAGTACGCGCCCCTGTGCGAGATCATGGGTCGGAGCCCAATTGGCCCGGAAGCATTCAACTGCTCCGCGCCGGACACGGGTAACATGGAGGTCCTGGACCGCTACGGCACCGAGAAGCAGAAAGAGCGGTGGCTCAAGCCGCTTCTGGAAGGTGAGATCCGCTCGGCCTTCTGCATGACCGAGCCGGACGTCGCCTCCTCCGACGCCACCAACATCGAGGCTTCCATAGTCCGCGACGGCGACGAGTACGTCATAAACGGCCGCAAGTGGTGGTCCTCGGGGGCCGGAGACCCGCGGTGTGAGATCTCCATCTTCATGGGCAAGACCGATTTCGATGCAGCGAAGCACGAGCAGCAGTCCATGATCCTGGTGCCCCTGGATCTCCCCGGCGTCCACGTCCGGCGTGTGCTGCCCGTCTTCGGCTACGACGACGCCCCCCACGGCCACGCGGAGATAGACTTCGAGGACGTGCGCGTCCCGGCGGAGAACATGCTCTGGGACGAGGGCAAGGGCTTCGCCATAGCCCAGGGCCGGCTCGGGCCGGGCAGGATACACCACTGCATGCGCCTCATCGGGGTCGCAGAGCGGTCGCTGGAGCTGATGTGCCACCGGGCCAACGAGCGCGTCGCCTTCGGCAAGCCCGTCGCCGAACAGGGCGTCGTGCAG
Protein-coding regions in this window:
- a CDS encoding MFS transporter; this translates as MSQGAWIRVRYRPVLLAVAVATCGVLPAFLTGGLAFQVRGELGFGAAYLGLAVAAFFASSALWSVLSGRVVERIGYHGGMRLAATVSAASLLAVAVLAGSWGALVACLVVGGFGNSLAQPAANLSLAREVPAHRQGLTFGIKQSAIPTATLLAGAAVPTLALTVGWRWAYVGAAALALCVAALVPRDAPATAHAPGAPGERGAKGRGGDVRAAPMAVLALGVGLGSAAATPLGGFLVEASVASGIRAEKAGILLAVGSAAGIGVRVLFGHLADGMRSGRLRLVAAMLGVGTLGFGLLAVGSPASILAGTVISFVAGWGWPGIFNFAVVKTNPQAPAAATGVTQTGASTGAAAGPLLFGVMVALFSYGAAWMTSALLAVAALTAVLIGRQMLLRDREQGAVR
- a CDS encoding acyl-CoA dehydrogenase family protein, which gives rise to MDFYYSEKVRELQERVGVFMDEHVYPNEPVFHRQLREATERGERWSVPPVMEEMKAQARAEGLWNLFLPDSELGAGLTNLEYAPLCEIMGRSPIGPEAFNCSAPDTGNMEVLDRYGTEKQKERWLKPLLEGEIRSAFCMTEPDVASSDATNIEASIVRDGDEYVINGRKWWSSGAGDPRCEISIFMGKTDFDAAKHEQQSMILVPLDLPGVHVRRVLPVFGYDDAPHGHAEIDFEDVRVPAENMLWDEGKGFAIAQGRLGPGRIHHCMRLIGVAERSLELMCHRANERVAFGKPVAEQGVVQEWIADSRMEIEQARLLTLNAAHMMDTVGNKEARSEIAQIKVVAPNMALRVIDRAIQAHGGGGVSDDFPLASFWANSRTLRLADGPDEVHRASVAKQELKKQEQKRRPANQKSAAERATR